In Nostoc sp. UHCC 0926, a single genomic region encodes these proteins:
- a CDS encoding carbohydrate ABC transporter permease produces the protein MSKIYTKSWLDNDTVAAWIFLTPALILLGVFIIWPIAYLFYLSFTAGSFTLKGTYWIGLKNYWRLLLNPDFWQVLGNTFYFTVATIIPSLVISLGLAVLLNRSIPLRGILRSAYFLPSIISLVAAGLGFRWLFQTSGPVNGLLDFFGIPAISWLGDTFWAMPVLILMSIWKQLGFNMVVFLAGLQAIPPSRYEAADLDGANAWQEFWYITLPGLRPTVIFAIITTAIFTLRSFEQVYVMTGGGPLNSTNLLVYYIYQEAFGQFDFGYAAAAATVLLAVTLVLVYLQLQTWGEE, from the coding sequence ATGTCAAAAATATATACTAAGTCGTGGTTGGATAACGATACAGTAGCTGCCTGGATTTTTCTCACACCAGCACTAATTTTGCTGGGTGTTTTTATCATTTGGCCAATCGCCTATTTGTTTTACCTTAGCTTCACCGCTGGTAGTTTCACCTTAAAAGGTACTTATTGGATAGGCTTAAAAAACTATTGGCGCTTGCTACTCAACCCCGACTTCTGGCAAGTTCTGGGTAACACCTTTTATTTTACAGTTGCCACCATCATTCCCAGTTTAGTTATCTCCTTGGGATTGGCAGTACTATTAAACCGCTCCATTCCCTTGCGGGGCATCCTGCGAAGTGCCTATTTTCTACCTTCAATTATCTCACTTGTGGCAGCAGGTTTGGGATTTCGCTGGCTGTTTCAAACATCAGGGCCAGTTAACGGACTTTTAGATTTTTTCGGCATTCCAGCTATATCCTGGCTAGGAGACACATTTTGGGCAATGCCGGTACTTATTTTAATGAGTATTTGGAAACAACTAGGTTTCAATATGGTGGTTTTTTTAGCAGGGTTGCAAGCAATTCCTCCCAGTCGTTATGAAGCAGCAGATTTGGATGGAGCAAATGCTTGGCAAGAATTTTGGTATATTACTCTGCCCGGATTGCGCCCGACTGTGATATTTGCAATCATCACTACTGCGATTTTTACATTGCGGAGTTTTGAGCAAGTTTATGTGATGACTGGTGGTGGCCCACTGAATTCGACTAATTTGCTAGTTTACTACATTTACCAAGAGGCTTTTGGTCAGTTTGATTTTGGTTATGCAGCAGCCGCCGCGACGGTGTTATTAGCAGTGACGCTGGTACTAGTTTATTTGCAACTGCAAACTTGGGGAGAGGAGTAG
- the purN gene encoding phosphoribosylglycinamide formyltransferase, with translation MTLCPDSTLSLVSPSISDYRQVAPLKLGIMASGNGSNFDVVAQAIQDGQLNAQIQVLIYNNPSAKAAVRAANRGVEAVLLNHRNYQSREEFDEKIVQTLRHYDVEWVILAGWMRLVTSVFIDAFPERIINIHPSLLPSFKGIHAVEQALASGVKITGCTAHITCLEMDSGPILIQAAVPVLPDDTAETLHARIQIQEHRILPLAIALAASSSKVTLSLT, from the coding sequence ATGACCCTGTGCCCTGATTCTACCCTTAGCTTGGTTTCTCCCAGCATTAGCGATTACCGACAAGTCGCCCCTTTAAAACTGGGAATTATGGCTTCTGGGAATGGCAGCAATTTTGATGTAGTTGCCCAAGCTATCCAAGATGGGCAGCTAAATGCCCAAATTCAAGTTTTAATTTACAATAACCCCTCGGCGAAAGCAGCCGTAAGAGCAGCCAATAGAGGTGTAGAAGCTGTTTTATTAAATCACCGCAACTATCAAAGCCGAGAAGAGTTTGATGAGAAAATTGTGCAGACATTGCGGCACTACGATGTGGAATGGGTGATTTTGGCAGGTTGGATGCGACTGGTAACCTCAGTTTTTATTGATGCCTTTCCTGAGAGGATTATTAATATCCATCCTAGTTTGTTACCTAGTTTCAAAGGAATTCATGCCGTAGAACAAGCCTTAGCATCTGGAGTAAAAATCACTGGTTGTACAGCGCATATAACTTGTTTAGAAATGGACAGTGGCCCAATATTGATCCAAGCCGCAGTACCAGTGTTACCAGATGATACAGCAGAAACACTCCACGCTAGGATTCAAATTCAGGAACATCGGATTTTGCCCCTAGCGATCGCTCTGGCAGCCTCTTCGTCAAAAGTTACACTAAGCCTAACGTAA